Genomic DNA from Entelurus aequoreus isolate RoL-2023_Sb linkage group LG25, RoL_Eaeq_v1.1, whole genome shotgun sequence:
atcggattttttccagctgactgtttacactgcaagtaaaatgtgattttacctgactccagtgtaaacgtgcACAGCCCTAATGTGGCCTCGATGTCACTTTACATGCGCACttcaataaagtgaaaacaaagttgACAGGGAGAAAgtagctactactacaaaataaaagagcAGCAACaccttaaaatgttttgttttatgtgaaaataaattaaatataatgtatgaatggctgtatatacactaatatatttgggagggttgtaatctttttatggttGTTCAAGAGACAGAGTGGATCTATGTgaactttatttttcaactcacatgtaggCAAATGCACCAGTGTCatttccggtccttcaacaatctcTATTTCTTCGGAATTCATATATTACTTATAgcctatttgcgcactattgacaagtgatggaTCGAAAATTTGGTCGTCTTATATATCGAAACCACATGTGATGAAATATCAATTTTCGCTGGAGACTGCTTCTTTCCAGCGCACTAGTGACGTAGCTCGCCCTAGGCTGATGGAAAAGAGTcccattcaggtcgcattgcgttttaaagtcacatttgaaaatatcagataatcagattcaggactacctcctgttttgtcctgaatctgatgccaaaagatcagatttgatcaCTTTGAAGAGTTTAGACTAGCAAAAAAAAATATCACTGGAGGGCAAAATAATGTGATTTGGTTTGCAGTGTAAACAAGGCCTTTGATTGCAGAGAATCCTTGAAATAGCCACAAATGCGCAGTACTGAGACTAGAATTGAAGCATGTTTACTTCAGTAAACACTACAGGATGTGTGACGTCATACCGCCATGTCTGTGTTCGGGTCAGTTTGCATTCACATTGGAATCTGGACATTTAAGTAATGCGGACTACACAAAATcagatttgaccaaaaaaaaagatgaattgaTAACCTATCCAGCAGTGTTCAACGCACTGAACTAGCCATAATGATATGATATCCTGAACAACCTTGCCAAGGTAACAGTGAAAAAGTAGACTGGGTTTTCCATACAGTAATGCGGGTGTTACTGATTGAACGGGTAATAAGTAATGACGAAGGGTCTTCAAATGAATAGTGAAAAATAACAGGTTATATTCTAATTCATAGTCCTGCATTTAGTAAAACTGAAAAGTTTGAGGCTTAAGCCCCCGTAAGAGACCAGACACCACCAATTTTAAAAACCCTCAACAGTAAAATACACTTCATTTCTTTAAAGAGATTTATTTGAATCTGACATTTTCTGCTTGAGAGTTTAGGGTCTTTAATTGCCATTAGGTTCCTCCCTGTACCAGGAACAAGAACCATCACTTTTCTTGATGCAAGCAGATTGTTTGTCCTGCTCGTCAATTGTATTTGTCCACAAGCACTCAGTTGGGCTGCCGATCCCGCACGGCACAGAGGAGCAGCGAGTGATCTGAATACAGCAAAGGTTAGGCTTTACATAACATTAACCATAAATTAGTTCTGCTTACCTTGCAATCACAGCCCATCATAAAGTGTTCTACCAGGATATCATGGCTGCTCTCCCAGGGTACAACGTAATTACAGGATGAAACACGCAGCGACCCGTCAGGCTTCAGTTGGCCTGCAATTGAGAAACTTGAGTCAAACAAGCTCAACTGATCATTTTATACTCTTGCAGGAAGAAATATTTCAAATCATAAAACCCaaggatgttttttgttttacctgTGATGAAATATTCTACACCTTTGTTCAGAGTCACACCACATGCTGCAGAGGAGGCTGCAGTGCAGATGGTATCATAGTGCCTGATAGGACCTTTCAATatctgaaaaaaaattatataaattagAATTTGCATGCAATCTGACATAATTGACTATAATTAAATAACCTTGGTCAGTTTGATGTCATACGTGATGTCGTACTTCAATTCACTGGCCGTCGCCTTTGAAACCACCTTTGCCTTGATGGCTAGAAAGAAAATGTCAGTCAATCTTTGACTAGAATTGAAGCAAACACCAATAAAAGGCATCTGCTAAACAGTCATGTGAGAACTCAAATTGACTGGTATAGTTTAATTTCTCTAAAGAGATGGAGAAATAGATAGCTATATTATAagtcagactggaagtctctgcagagagcggTGAGGAAGACAGAAAAGATCAGGACTctccttcctcctatccaggaaattgcaaaaagccgctgcctgaccagagctcaggaaatctgtagagactcctcccacccccaccaaggactgttttcactgctggactctaaaaagaggttccgcagcctccgtagcagaacctccaggttctgtaacagcttcttccctcaggccataagacccttgaacgcatcataataattccctcaatttcccccaaaaaacagattaactcgctggaatataaagacaatataacatacatccataaacctggatgcatatgcaaaagtgcaatatatttatctgtacagtaatctatatctgcaccttattgctcttttatcctgcactacaacgagctaatgcaacgacatttcgttcttatctgtactgtgaagttcaaatttgaatgacgataaaaaaggaagtctaagtctaaggtcaAAACAGTGCCGTTATTTTGATTAAGTCCTATTGAAGAAATGTCCCCAGTTAGACAGGAAGTCAACCAGAAATGTCAAAATGTAGTCAGGCTACATTCCTCTACCAAACTTGATAAAAACACCTACAGAAATGTCAAAATGTAGTCAGGCTACATTCCTCTACCAAACTTGATAAAAACACCAATGGTAAAGCAGTCAAAAATATCTTGGCTGGTATGTAAAACTAAAATTTGAGTGTATGTATTACTTGTCGAACCCTTATCCATTTTCTCTCTAAAAACAAAAATCTTCGTTATCGTCATTAAAAACACCAAGTTACTTAGCTAGCTGTGAAAATATGGTTAGGAGCTGTaacttgtgaaaaaaaaaaatctttaaaagaTGGTTTTGCCAGACTTTTTGGCACAAAGTAGATAAAGTATGAAATAGTTGGAAAAATACATTTCCTTTTTTTAACTGTATATAGTTACGgttggattaactcgctggactataacaATAACATACGTCCGTAAACTGAAtttaaatgacaaaagaaagtctaAATTTAAACGTggttgcatatgcaaaagtgcaatgtagttatctgtacagtaaatctatatCTGCACCTTTGTTGCCCTTTTATCCTGCAAAACAACAAGCAGACGCAATTAAATTCCATtctcatctgtactgtaaagttccaatttgaatgacaataaaggaagtgtaAGTCTACAAAAAAGAAGGGACACCTTGCAAGGCTGGTCGACCTAAATTATTTTAGGCTCTGTGTGAAAGGAGTCTTCTATCCACAAAGGTTGAGTGGAGGCAACTGAACTCTTAAGATGTTTCACAATTGCTTCCATTCAACCTTTGTGGATTACTCACAAGTAACTTTTAACCATTCCACTCCAACCAGAATTTAATTAGATGCACAGGTTTTGGATTCATATAAATACATGGCAAACTAAATAGTATTTGTGCTAAATGACTAAACAGAAGGTTAATAGGTGCTGAAGGAACTCCACTCTGTGGCTATTGTCTTTATGCTATATCGTGTTAATTTGTCATTAAATTAAACTATCGCACACCACTAATAATTGACGCCAAAAATCTTTCagttcagttccagtttatttcgaacatgcatacgatactatgtaatgcatcacactactccagttgtttcattacagcacatccaaaaaggagtaggaagaatgagagctcatttaatcctactCTTTTTTATACCATAGCAATCGTATCCAAAgttcttgttctctgtaacataacagtgattaataAATATACTATTGTaactaaacaaatattaaatacataaataatctttgtctcaataaaacaaaggttcaagatgttcatcataattcttgttctgtgtactttgtgaacacttgtagtttgaacagtctcttaaactgaatcatattggtgctttgatagattccataatttaattccacatacagatatgctaaaagattttaagtgttgtacgagcatacaaatgtttatatgCTCATCAAAAGGGTGCAAAGTGGATCCGTGAAAGACGGCACGTACTCGACCTGCAGGACCAACTGCACTGAGTGACTAAACAAAACACTCCCATAATTATGCCTTTTGCAACCATAGACCACAACTTGTAGTTTAACTtttaaggtttctgtggtttatccgttatacagtgctcaataccggggtagagcggaatatgcgttaagtcaggaaaaaacacaggttgTTTTATTCCtagaagcctgtttcgcaggtttccctgctcttcaggggatttccccTGATTTTCCCctaaagagcagagaaacctgcgaaacaggcttgtaagggccctacaagcctgtttcgcaggttttccctgctcttcaggggattttccctCAATTTTcctctgaagagcagagaaacctgcgaaacaggcttgtagggatgaaatagcctctgtgttttttcctgacctaatgtatatatatgtatgtatgtatatatgtactgtatatatatgtatgtatgtatatgtgtactgtatatatatgtgtatgtatgtatatatgtatatatatatgcatgcatgcagtcggcttttggcccccagccaaattttttaggccaatgcggcccccagtcaaaaagtttggacacccctgttctagattataagtcatgcctctcacctggatagtagaaggctgtCGCCATAAAccaaaaagttggtcaactttgacatcaaactcatccaaaaaaaaagttgcgacactaaaatgtacattattgttttacacttgttacaGTGGATGTCTGCATTGATACTTTAGAGACATCGACTGCaagttatttaaaacatttgcttGAAACACGAGAGGTTCCTGCAATTGTTTGCACTTAAAATACTTGtttttagtaataaatatgattggaACATTATAGCATACTGTGTGTGTTCAATTGCAGTAGATGTGTTTATccgagagaaaaaaaagaaaaaaaaaaaaagaataaaaaaaaaagaataagggACACCTTGCAGGGCTGGTCGACCTAAATTGTTTTAGCCTCTGTGTGAAAGGAGTCTTCTACTATCCACAAAGGTTGAATGGAGGCAACTGAACTATTAAGATGTTTCACAATTGCTTCCATTCAACCTTTGTGGATTACTCACAATTACcggtaaccttttttttttttaaccattccaCTCCAACCAGAATTTAATTAGATGCACAGGTTTTGGATTCATATAAATACATGGCAAACTAAATAATATTTGTGCTAAATGACTAAACAGAAGGTTAATAAGTGCTGAAGGAACTCCACTCTGTGGCTATTGTCTTTATGCTATATCATGGTAATTTGTTATTAAATTAAACCATCGCACACCACTAATAGTTGACGCCAAAAATCTTTCagttcagttccagtttatttcgaacatgcatacgatactatgtaatgcatcacactactccagttgtttcattacagcacatccaaaaaggagtaggaagaagcagagcttatttaatcctactcttttttataccatagcaattgtatccaatgttcttgttctctgtaacataacagtgattaataAATATACTATTGTaactaaacaaatattaaatacataaataatctttgtctcaataaaacaaaggttcaagatgttaatcataattcttgttctgtgtactttgtgaacacttgtagtttgaacagtctcttaaactgaatcatattggtgctttgatagattccataatttaattccacatacagatatgctaaaaggctttaagtgttgtacgagcatacaaatgtttatatgCTCATCAAAAGGGTGCAAAGTGGATCCGTGAAAGACGGCACGTACTCGACCTGCAGGACCATGTCCTGaatgactaaacaaaacactCCTATAATTATGCCTTTTGCAACCATAGACCACAA
This window encodes:
- the LOC133642594 gene encoding metalloproteinase inhibitor 2-like, whose product is MPFIGVCFNSSQRLTDIFFLAIKAKVVSKATASELKYDITYDIKLTKILKGPIRHYDTICTAASSAACGVTLNKGVEYFITGQLKPDGSLRVSSCNYVVPWESSHDILVEHFMMGCDCKITRCSSVPCGIGSPTECLWTNTIDEQDKQSACIKKSDGSCSWYREEPNGN